Proteins from one Juglans microcarpa x Juglans regia isolate MS1-56 chromosome 1S, Jm3101_v1.0, whole genome shotgun sequence genomic window:
- the LOC121247786 gene encoding D-glycerate 3-kinase, chloroplastic has protein sequence MSMAALNIFTRPYSPTASSLGPYDFNHHNRFNVSSCKLHSLSPRKSNNRTSRLYQIPTHFSKSGSGGCSWMQNNSTCHNTAAGNDCSRQGELYSVFPTKPATVSSVQDLFEFICSGPLIEQMGLTPEKVSESIDKWLAYGTQLCRLFQLNELYLTVPQKARFYHYYIPVFLWCEDQISQHRSMFKDGEDIPPLVIGFSAPQGCGKTTLVFALDYLFQVTGRKSATISIDDFYLTAEGQAKLREENPGNALLEFRGNAGSHDLPFSVETLMALDNLTKEGMKMKLPRYDKSAYNGRGDRASPSTWPEIEGPLQAILFEGWMLGFKPLPAEVVKAVDPQLETVNKNLEAYYDAWDKFIKAWIVIKIKDPSCVYQWRLQAEIAMREAGKPGMSDEEVKDFVSRYLPAYKAYLPTLYSEGPSGSNPKHLLVIEIDEGRNPILGY, from the exons ATGAGCATGGCGGCTCTCAATATCTTCACTCGCCCGTACTCACCAACAGCTTCTTCGCTTGGTCCCTATGATTTCAATCATCACAATCGTTTCAATGTTAGTAGTTGTAAATTACATTCTTTATCTCCGAGAAAATCAAACAACAGAACTTCCAGGCTCTACCAAATACCGACCCATTTCTCAAAGTCAG GCAGTGGAGGATGTTCATGGATGCAAAACAATTCCACATGTCACAACACTGCAGCTGGCAATGATTGCAGCAGGCAAGGCGAATTGTATTCAGTTTTTCCCACAAAACCTGCCACTGTTTCCTCTGTGCAGGATCTTTTCGAATTCATATGCTCAGGTCCTTTAATAGAGCAAATGGGTCTCACCCCTGAAAAGGTATCCGAGTCCATTGACAAGTGGTTAGCTTATGGAACGCAACTTTGTCGATTGTTTCAGCTCAACGAATTGTACCTTACAGTTCCTCAGAAAGCAAGGTTTTATCACTACTATATACCAGTGTTTTTATGGTGTGAAGATCAGATTTCTCAGCATAGATCCATGTTCAAAGATGGAGAAGATATACCTCCTTTAGTG ATTGGTTTTAGTGCACCACAAGGTTGTGGGAAGACTACACTTGTCTTTGCTCTTGATTATCTTTTCCAAGTTACTGGCAG GAAGTCTGCCACTATATCCATTGATGACTTCTATTTGACGGCAGAGGGTCAG GCTAAACTGAGAGAAGAAAATCCGGGAAATGCACTATTAGAG TTTCGTGGGAATGCTGGGAGCCATGATCTTCCATTCTCTGTTGAAACGCTCATGGCTCTTGACAATTTGACTAAAGAAG GTATGAAGATGAAACTCCCTCGCTATGATAAA TCTGCATACAATGGGAGGGGTGACAGGGCTTCTCCTTCAACATGGCCAGAGATTGAAGGGCCACTTCAG GCTATTCTGTTCGAAGGTTGGATGCTTGGTTTTAAACCCCTTCCTGCGGAAGTTGTCAAAGCCGTTGATCCCCAG CTAGAGACagtaaataaaaatcttgaagCATATTATGATGCATGGGACAAGTTCATAAAAGCCTGGATAGTCATCAAGATTAAGGACCCGAGTTGTGTCTACCAGTGGCGTTTGCAG GCAGAGATTGCCATGAGAGAGGCGGGCAAACCTGGGATGTCAGACGAGGAG GTGAAAGATTTTGTTTCACGGTACCTGCCCGCATACAAGGCTTACCTGCCCACCCTCTACTCTGAAGGACCAAGCGGTTCAAATCCAAAGCATCTCCTTGTCATCGAAATTGATGAAGGAAGGAATCCCATTCTAGGTTACTAG
- the LOC121247785 gene encoding cyclin-A2-4-like isoform X1, with protein sequence MRKENLVTAKSREPTAPLTRARAAAFRASGQLPSLKAPIPQTQKRNLRGNSKGTDLDENNNHAPGDACLQHKRRAVFQDITNNCCTGSYRNCLNATKIQAKNRKSTNKGQIKVCKVAPSVALESPQFQAGSKTNILQETVEVEPKSKEVISSIDLKESVRLQLSIIKEHGLYDHQLEFHSSGVPSHLQSSPKKVKDGPLGDMIISSNPEILDIDADYREPQSCSVYAPEIYNHLRVAELARRPSPNYMKTIQHDITQSMRGILVDWLVEVAEEYNLVPDTLYLTVHLIDSFLTQNYIERQRLQLLGITCMLISSKYEEICAPHVEEFCLITDNTYTRKEVLELEIRVLKYFGFQVFAPTAKTFLRRSLRAALASYKTPSLEMEYLANYLAELTLIDNGFLDFLPSMIAASAVFLARWTLDQSSHPWNPTLEHYTSYKASDLKYTVLAMQDLQLNTDCCPLSAIRMKYRQQKQFKSVAALSSPKLLETLF encoded by the exons ATGAGGAAAGAAAACCTGGTTACTGCTAAGAGCCGTGAGCCTACTGCTCCATTAACACGTGCAAGAGCTGCTGCCTTCCGTGCATCTGGACAGTTGCCCTCTCTGAAAGCTCCTATACCACAAACTCAGAAGCGAAATTTGCGGGGAAATTCAAAAGGTACAGATTTGGATGAGAACAACAATCATGCTCCTGGTGATGCATGTCTTCAGCACAAGAGGAGGGCTGTGTTTCAAGATATCACCAATAATTGTTGCACAGGCTCATATAGAAACTGCTTAAATGCAACTAAAATCCAG GCTAAGAACAGAAAATCTACTAATAAAGGTCAGATAAAGGTTTGCAAAGTGGCACCTTCAGTTGCTCTAGAAAGCCCACAGTTTCAAGCTGGTTCGAAAACAAACATTCTTCAAGAAACAGTGGAGGTAGAACCTAAATCAAAAGAAGTTATAAGTTCAATTGATTTGAAAGAAAGTGTACGTCTGCAATTGAGTATCATAAAAGAGCATGGCCTTTATGATCATCAACTTGAATTTCATAGTTCTGGTGTGCCTTCTCACCTTCAGAGTTCTCCAAAGAAAG TCAAAGATGGCCCCTTGGGGGATATGATTATATCAAGCAATCCAGAGATTCTTGACATTGATGCGGATTACAGGGAACCTCAATCATGCAGTGTCTATGCTCCTGAGATTTACAACCATTTACGTGTTGCTGAG CTTGCCCGGAGACCAAGTCCTAATTACATGAAAACAATACAGCATGATATTACTCAAAGCATGCGAGGGATTCTGGTTGATTGGCTTGTAGAG GTAGCTGAAGAATACAACTTGGTGCCAGATACACTTTATCTCACAGTTCATCTCATCGACTCATTTCTGACTCAAAATTACATAGAAAGACAAAGACTTCAACTTCTGGGGATCACTTGCATGCTAATCTCCTC GAAGTATGAGGAAATTTGTGCACCCCATGTGGAAGAGTTCTGCCTCATCACCGACAATACATACACAAGAAAGGAG GTATTGGAACTGGAGATTCGAGTGTTGAAGTATTTTGGCTTTCAAGTATTTGCACCCACTGCCAAAACTTTTCTCAG GAGATCTCTTCGAGCAGCACTGGCTTCTTATAAG ACCCCTAGTCTTGAGATGGAGTACTTGGCCAACTATTTAGCTGAACTCACCTTAATTGACAATGGCTTCTTGGATTTCCTTCCATCTATGATAGCTGCATCAGCTGTATTTCTTGCGAGATGGACGTTAGATCAATCAAGTCACCCATGG AATCCAACTCTAGAACACTATACCTCTTACAAAGCATCAGATTTGAAGTACACAGTTCTTGCTATGCAAGATTTACAGTTGAACACTGACTGTTGTCCTCTGAGTGCTATACGCATGAAATACAGGCAACAGAAG CAGTTTAAATCGGTAGCTGCTCTGTCTTCCCCAAAACTGCTTGAAACACTATTCTGA
- the LOC121247785 gene encoding cyclin-A2-4-like isoform X2 produces the protein MRKENLVTAKSREPTAPLTRARAAAFRASGQLPSLKAPIPQTQKRNLRGNSKGTDLDENNNHAPGDACLQHKRRAVFQDITNNCCTGSYRNCLNATKIQAKNRKSTNKGQIKVCKVAPSVALESPQFQAGSKTNILQETVEVEPKSKEVISSIDLKESVRLQLSIIKEHGLYDHQLEFHSSGVPSHLQSSPKKVKDGPLGDMIISSNPEILDIDADYREPQSCSVYAPEIYNHLRVAELARRPSPNYMKTIQHDITQSMRGILVDWLVEVAEEYNLVPDTLYLTVHLIDSFLTQNYIERQRLQLLGITCMLISSKYEEICAPHVEEFCLITDNTYTRKEVLELEIRVLKYFGFQVFAPTAKTFLRRSLRAALASYKTPSLEMEYLANYLAELTLIDNGFLDFLPSMIAASAVFLARWTLDQSSHPWNPTLEHYTSYKASDLKYTVLAMQDLQLNTDCCPLSAIRMKYRQQKFKSVAALSSPKLLETLF, from the exons ATGAGGAAAGAAAACCTGGTTACTGCTAAGAGCCGTGAGCCTACTGCTCCATTAACACGTGCAAGAGCTGCTGCCTTCCGTGCATCTGGACAGTTGCCCTCTCTGAAAGCTCCTATACCACAAACTCAGAAGCGAAATTTGCGGGGAAATTCAAAAGGTACAGATTTGGATGAGAACAACAATCATGCTCCTGGTGATGCATGTCTTCAGCACAAGAGGAGGGCTGTGTTTCAAGATATCACCAATAATTGTTGCACAGGCTCATATAGAAACTGCTTAAATGCAACTAAAATCCAG GCTAAGAACAGAAAATCTACTAATAAAGGTCAGATAAAGGTTTGCAAAGTGGCACCTTCAGTTGCTCTAGAAAGCCCACAGTTTCAAGCTGGTTCGAAAACAAACATTCTTCAAGAAACAGTGGAGGTAGAACCTAAATCAAAAGAAGTTATAAGTTCAATTGATTTGAAAGAAAGTGTACGTCTGCAATTGAGTATCATAAAAGAGCATGGCCTTTATGATCATCAACTTGAATTTCATAGTTCTGGTGTGCCTTCTCACCTTCAGAGTTCTCCAAAGAAAG TCAAAGATGGCCCCTTGGGGGATATGATTATATCAAGCAATCCAGAGATTCTTGACATTGATGCGGATTACAGGGAACCTCAATCATGCAGTGTCTATGCTCCTGAGATTTACAACCATTTACGTGTTGCTGAG CTTGCCCGGAGACCAAGTCCTAATTACATGAAAACAATACAGCATGATATTACTCAAAGCATGCGAGGGATTCTGGTTGATTGGCTTGTAGAG GTAGCTGAAGAATACAACTTGGTGCCAGATACACTTTATCTCACAGTTCATCTCATCGACTCATTTCTGACTCAAAATTACATAGAAAGACAAAGACTTCAACTTCTGGGGATCACTTGCATGCTAATCTCCTC GAAGTATGAGGAAATTTGTGCACCCCATGTGGAAGAGTTCTGCCTCATCACCGACAATACATACACAAGAAAGGAG GTATTGGAACTGGAGATTCGAGTGTTGAAGTATTTTGGCTTTCAAGTATTTGCACCCACTGCCAAAACTTTTCTCAG GAGATCTCTTCGAGCAGCACTGGCTTCTTATAAG ACCCCTAGTCTTGAGATGGAGTACTTGGCCAACTATTTAGCTGAACTCACCTTAATTGACAATGGCTTCTTGGATTTCCTTCCATCTATGATAGCTGCATCAGCTGTATTTCTTGCGAGATGGACGTTAGATCAATCAAGTCACCCATGG AATCCAACTCTAGAACACTATACCTCTTACAAAGCATCAGATTTGAAGTACACAGTTCTTGCTATGCAAGATTTACAGTTGAACACTGACTGTTGTCCTCTGAGTGCTATACGCATGAAATACAGGCAACAGAAG TTTAAATCGGTAGCTGCTCTGTCTTCCCCAAAACTGCTTGAAACACTATTCTGA
- the LOC121247789 gene encoding aromatic aminotransferase ISS1, with the protein MGSYGKLARRALETDMPVMVQIQELIRGAKNAVSLAQGVVFWQPPKRALDKVKELVWEPSISRYGADEGIPELREALIKKLHNENKLYRSSVMVTAGANQAFVNLVLTLCDAGDSVVMFAPYYFNAYMSFQMTGITNILVGPGSPKTLYPDIDWLERTLLETKPTPKLVTVVNPGNPSGTYIPEPLLKRISDLCRDAGSWLVVDNTYEYFMYDGLKHSCVEGDHIVNIFSFSKAYGMMGWRVGYIAYPSEVEGFAAQLLKVQDNIPICASIISQHLALYSLESGPEWVTDQVKDLVKNREIVLEALSPLGKDAVKGGEGAIYLWAKLPENYVDDFKVVRWLAHRHGVVVIPGSACGCPGNIRISFGGLIESDCKAAAERLKKGLEELNRDGMVE; encoded by the exons ATGGGTTCATATGGAAAGCTTGCAAGGAGGGCTTTGGAGACTGATATGCCGGTCATGGTTCAG ATACAGGAACTGATCCGAGGAGCCAAAAATGCGGTGTCTTTGGCTCAG GGTGTAGTTTTTTGGCAACCACCCAAAAGGGCATTGGATAAGGTCAAAGAACTTGTATGGGAGCCATCAATTAGTCGATATGGTGCTGATGAAGGTATCCCTGAACTCAGGGAAGCATTAATAAAAAAG TTGCACAATGAAAATAAACTGTACAGATCTTCTGTGATGGTTACTGCCGGAGCAAATCAG GCATTTGTAAATCTTGTTCTTACATTGTGTGATGCTGGCGATTCTGTAGTTATGTTTGCACCATACTATTTCAATGCCTACATGTCCTTCCAGATGACTGGCATCACTAATATACTGGTGGGTCCTGGTAGCCCCAAGACACTTTATCCAGATATAG ACTGGTTAGAAAGAACCTTGCTGGAAACTAAACCAACTCCAAAGCTTGTTACTGTTGTTAATCCTGGCAACCCAAGTGGGACTTACATTCCAGAGCCTCTTCttaag AGGATTTCTGATCTCTGCAGAGATGCTGGATCTTGGCTTGTGGTAGATAATACATACGA ATACTTCATGTATGATGGTCTAAAACACTCTTGTGTGGAGGGAGATCACATAGTGAACATATTTTCCTTCTCAAAAGCATATGGGATGATGGGATGGCGGGTGGGATAT ATAGCATACCCATCAGAAGTAGAGGGCTTTGCAGCTCAACTCCTCAAAGTTCAAGACAACATTCCCATCTGTGCTTCAATAATTTCACAACACCTTGCCCTTTACTCCTTGGAATCGGGACCTGAATGGGTCACTGATCAAGTAAAAGATCTTGTCAAGAACAGAGAAATTGTTTTAGAAGCGTTGTCTCCCCTTGGAAAAGATGCTGTTAAAGGAGGAGAAGGTGCTATATACCTGTGGGCAAAGCTTCCGGAGAATTATGTAGATGACTTCAAAGTTGTTCGGTGGCTCGCTCATAGGCACGGGGTGGTGGTGATCCCAGGAAGTGCTTGTGGGTGTCCAGGGAATATTAGGATCTCCTTTGGAGGCTTGATAGAGAGCGATTGTAAAGCTGCAGCAGAGAGGCTGAAGAAAGGGCTAGAAGAATTAAACAGAGATGGAATGGTGGAGTAA
- the LOC121247790 gene encoding katanin p60 ATPase-containing subunit A1 has product MGGSSLSGLQEHLKLAREYALEGVYDTSIIFFDGAIAQINKHLNTLDDPLIRAKWMNVKKAISEETEVVKQLDAERKAFKESPAGRRTSSPPINAKSSFVFQPLDEYPTSSGGAMDDPDVWQPPNRDPTSRRPARAGQVGMRKSPQDGTWARGSTKTNTTGRAPKAGGSSRVNSGVRASTTGKKGPGSGKSSKGDAANGDAEDGKSKKGQYEGPDPDLAAMLERDVLETSPGVRWDDVAGLSEAKRLLEEAVVLPLWMPEYFQGIRRPWKGVLMFGPPGTGKTLLAKAVATECGTTFFNVSSATLASKWRGESERMVRCLFDLARAYAPSTIFIDEIDSLCNARGASGEHESSRRVKSELLVQVDGVNNSSTGEDGARKIVMVLAATNFPWDIDEALRRRLEKRIYIPLPNFESRKELIRINLKTVEVAPDVNIDEVAHRTDGYSGDDLTNVCRDASLNGMRRKIAGKTRDEIKNMPKDEISNDPVAMCDFEEALGKVQRSVSAADIEKHEKWFTEFGSA; this is encoded by the exons ATGGGAGGGTCTTCACTGTCTGGCTTGCAGGAACACCTGAAATTGGCGAGGGAGTACGCTCTGGAAGGAGTCTATGACACCTCCATTATCTTCTTCGACGGCGCCATTGCTCAGATCAACAA GCACCTAAACACTCTTGATGACCCTTTAATTCGTGCAAAATGGATGAATGTCAAAAAAGCCATTTCCGAGGAAACGGAAGTTGTAAAGCAATTAGATGCAGAGAGGAAGGCATTCAAGGAAAGTCCCGCGGGCCGACGCACTTCTTCACCGCCAATAAATGCTAAATCCTCATTTGTTTTTCAACCGTTGGATGAGTACCCAACTTCCTCAGGCGGTGCTATGGATGATCCTGATGTATGGCAGCCACCTAATCGGGATCCTACGAGTAGAAGACCAGCAAGGGCCGGTCAAGTGGGCATGAGGAAGTCGCCACAAGATGGGACTTGGGCTCGCGGTTCCACTAAAACTAATACAACTGGCCGAGCTCCAAAGGCTGGTGGTTCAAGCAGGGTAAATTCAGGTGTTCGAGCATCAACTACTGGAAAGAAAGGCCCTGGTTCTGGCAAATCTAGTAAGGGAGATGCGGCG AATGGTGATGCTGAAGATGGAAAGTCAAAGAAGGGACAATATGAGGGGCCTGATCCCGACTTGGCTGCAATGCTTGAAAGGGACGTGTTGGAAACCAGTCCCGGAGTAAGATGGGATGATGTTGCTGGGCTTAGTGAAGCAAAAAGACTACTAGAAGAAGCTGTTGTGCTTCCTCTATGGATGCCTGAGTATTTCCAG GGAATTAGAAGACCCTGGAAAGGTGTCCTCATGTTTGGTCCTCCTGGAACTGGGAAGACACTACTAGCTAAGGCAGTGGCTACAGAGTGTGGCACCACATTTTTCAATGTTTCCTCAGCTACATTAGCTTCTAAGTGGCGTGGGGAGAGTGAGCGCATGGTGCGGTGCTTGTTTGATCTTGCTAGAGCATATGCGCCGAGTActatttttattgatgagattGATTCTCTCTGCAATGCTCGAGG GGCATCAGGGGAGCATGAATCATCCAGAAGAGTAAAGTCTGAACTCCTAGTTCAGGTGGATGGCGTAAACAATAGTTCCACAGGTGAAGATGGTGCCCGAAAAATAGTGATGGTTTTGGCAGCTACTAACTTTCCATGGGACATAGATGAGGCGTTGAG GAGGCGGCTGGAAAAGCGTATTTACATTCCTCTTCCAAATTTTGAGAGCCGGAAGGAACTTATTCGGATCAATTTGAAAACTGTAGAG GTCGCTCCTGATGTAAATATTGATGAAGTGGCTCACCGAACAGACGGTTACAGTGGAGATGATCTAACAAACGTTTGTCGGGATGCTTCCTTGAATGGCATGAGGCGAAAAATAGCTGGAAAAACACGTGATGAGATTAAGAACATGCCGAAGGACGAGATTTCAAATGACCCTGTTGCCATGTGTGACTTTGAAGAGGCCTTAGGGAAGGTCCAACGAAGTGTTTCTGCAGCTGACATAGAAAAGCATGAGAAATGGTTTACAGAATTTGGGTCAGCATAA